From Paenibacillus graminis, a single genomic window includes:
- a CDS encoding ABC transporter ATP-binding protein, with translation MKLEANQGNTAKIKQGTAQEQTLDERFVYKDDDVIDKAFDWKQFTRLFSYMKPYARQMLPLVSVMMILGTVTKLTVPYLTSMAIDKAIAPKSGNPSLTLLYTLTAAVIVLYLIQWIAGVYRIKYTNVIGQRVIYDLRSDLFRHIQKLSFNFFDKRPAGSVLVRVTNDINSLQDLFTNGVVNLMIDSVQLIGIMVILLLINWKLGLAVMITVPVMFFVSTKLRQKIRIAWQDVRMKNSRINSHLNESIQGIRVTQAYTQEKENMNYFDAMNMDSRKSWNRASAMNQAFGPIIEITGGFGTMILFWFGAYLIQTGDLTVGFLVAFSTYVSNFWDPINRLGQMYNQLLVAMASSERIFEYLDEQPAVQDNPGATPLPKIKGDIKFNKVVFEYEKGRAALKGIDLDVKAGQSIALVGHTGSGKSTIINLIGRFYDIKSGSITIDGKDTREVTLQSLREQIGIVLQDTFIFSGTIRDNIRFGRLDATDQEVEEAAKAVDAHDFISKLPGGYETEVEERGSALSMGQRQLLSFARALLANPRILILDEATASIDTETEIKIQEALKILLQGRTSFIVAHRLSTIRHADKIVVLDHGEIKEEGTHAELTAQDGIYNGLIEAQFRFL, from the coding sequence ATGAAGCTGGAAGCTAACCAAGGGAATACTGCCAAAATAAAGCAAGGTACAGCCCAGGAACAGACACTTGACGAACGATTCGTATACAAAGACGATGATGTGATCGACAAGGCGTTTGACTGGAAGCAGTTCACCCGGCTGTTCAGTTATATGAAGCCTTATGCACGGCAGATGCTGCCGCTGGTGTCGGTAATGATGATTCTCGGCACCGTTACGAAGCTCACCGTCCCTTATCTGACGAGTATGGCCATCGACAAGGCGATTGCCCCCAAGTCGGGGAATCCCAGCCTGACACTGCTGTACACATTGACTGCCGCTGTGATTGTGCTCTATCTGATCCAGTGGATCGCCGGGGTTTACCGGATCAAATATACGAATGTGATCGGACAGCGGGTCATTTATGATCTGCGTTCCGACCTGTTCCGGCATATTCAAAAGCTTTCCTTCAACTTTTTTGATAAACGCCCGGCCGGTTCGGTGCTGGTGCGGGTAACGAATGATATCAACTCATTGCAGGACCTGTTCACGAACGGGGTCGTCAACTTAATGATCGACAGCGTGCAGCTGATCGGCATTATGGTGATTCTGCTGCTGATCAACTGGAAGCTGGGGCTTGCGGTGATGATCACCGTGCCGGTCATGTTCTTTGTATCCACCAAGCTGCGCCAGAAGATCCGGATAGCCTGGCAGGATGTGCGGATGAAGAACTCGCGGATTAACTCCCATCTGAATGAGTCGATTCAAGGGATCCGGGTCACTCAGGCGTATACACAGGAAAAGGAAAACATGAACTATTTCGACGCCATGAATATGGACAGCCGCAAATCCTGGAACAGGGCTTCGGCGATGAACCAGGCGTTTGGCCCGATTATCGAAATTACAGGCGGCTTCGGCACGATGATTCTGTTCTGGTTCGGGGCTTATCTGATCCAGACGGGTGACCTTACGGTAGGGTTCCTGGTGGCGTTCAGCACCTATGTCAGCAATTTCTGGGACCCGATCAACCGGCTCGGGCAGATGTATAACCAGCTGCTGGTGGCGATGGCTTCTTCGGAACGGATCTTTGAATATCTGGATGAACAGCCTGCTGTTCAAGATAATCCGGGGGCAACGCCGCTGCCGAAGATTAAGGGCGACATTAAATTTAATAAGGTAGTCTTTGAATATGAAAAAGGCCGGGCAGCGCTGAAAGGTATTGATCTTGACGTCAAGGCCGGCCAGTCGATCGCACTTGTCGGGCATACCGGCTCCGGCAAAAGCACGATCATTAACCTGATCGGCCGGTTCTATGATATTAAGAGCGGCAGTATCACCATCGACGGCAAGGATACGCGGGAGGTGACGCTGCAGAGTCTGCGCGAACAGATCGGGATCGTGCTGCAGGATACCTTTATTTTCTCGGGGACGATCCGGGACAACATCCGCTTCGGGCGGCTGGATGCAACGGATCAGGAGGTCGAGGAGGCAGCCAAGGCCGTGGATGCGCATGATTTCATCAGCAAGCTGCCGGGAGGCTACGAGACCGAGGTCGAGGAACGCGGCAGTGCGCTCTCCATGGGACAGCGCCAACTGCTGTCCTTTGCCCGGGCGCTGCTGGCCAATCCGCGGATTCTGATCCTGGATGAGGCGACAGCAAGCATTGACACCGAGACGGAGATCAAGATTCAGGAGGCGCTGAAGATTCTGCTCCAGGGCCGGACCTCGTTTATCGTCGCCCACCGGCTGTCAACTATCCGCCATGCGGATAAGATTGTTGTCCTTGATCACGGAGAGATCAAGGAAGAAGGCACCCATGCTGAGCTTACGGCGCAGGATGGCATCTATAACGGCCTGATCGAAGCACAATTCCGCTTCCTGTAG
- a CDS encoding DUF7667 family protein gives MLGIHQRLAELYTLSCQRPLTSDEETEQRHCLQANAMYCWEMARLNNEAALAADTDDAQWQQEISAQMYEVRVTGRAGRRRN, from the coding sequence ATGCTAGGCATTCATCAGCGGCTTGCGGAACTGTACACCTTAAGCTGTCAGCGGCCGCTGACAAGCGATGAAGAAACCGAGCAGCGGCATTGTCTGCAGGCGAACGCCATGTACTGCTGGGAAATGGCGCGGCTGAACAATGAGGCAGCGCTGGCCGCAGATACGGATGATGCCCAGTGGCAGCAGGAGATCAGCGCGCAAATGTACGAAGTCCGCGTGACCGGCAGAGCGGGCAGGCGGCGCAACTAA
- the sufU gene encoding Fe-S cluster assembly sulfur transfer protein SufU produces the protein MNLDDLYRRVIMDHYKNPRNRGSFADDALKIELNNPTCGDRITLQLKVEDGVVKDARYSGEGCSISMSSASMMTEAVKGQTVEHALELADRFSSLMKGEAVDFEDYEDIEALSGVNKFPARIKCATLAWNALRKGIDVEEEHHQEH, from the coding sequence ATGAACTTGGATGACTTGTATAGACGTGTAATTATGGATCATTATAAAAATCCCCGGAACCGTGGTTCTTTTGCAGATGACGCCCTGAAGATTGAGCTGAATAACCCTACCTGCGGCGACCGCATTACGCTTCAGCTAAAGGTGGAGGATGGCGTCGTGAAGGACGCCCGTTACAGCGGCGAAGGCTGTTCGATCAGCATGTCGTCGGCTTCGATGATGACGGAAGCGGTCAAAGGCCAGACTGTAGAGCATGCGCTTGAGCTGGCTGACCGGTTCTCCTCCCTGATGAAGGGGGAGGCAGTGGATTTTGAAGATTACGAAGATATCGAAGCCCTTTCCGGTGTTAATAAATTTCCGGCGCGGATCAAATGTGCGACACTCGCATGGAACGCGCTGCGCAAAGGCATAGACGTAGAAGAAGAGCATCACCAAGAACATTAA
- the licT gene encoding BglG family transcription antiterminator LicT — MIIEKVLNNNVLLTKNQKGKEVIVMGRGISFNKVAGDYVDPDKIDKIFLLNENEFTARLTELLNDIPVAHLELANEIVTYANGILGTELSDNLYLTLTDHIHFAVQRFEKGITLKNAMLFEIKRFYKKEFSIGMDALQFIEKATGLTLGEDEAGFIALHLVNARMDGNEMKSTLKMTEIVQNILNIITYHYKVVLDENSLNYSRFLTHLQYFSMRVLKKETSNSGEDFLYNQVKQTYAKAFECASKINDYLEKAYAQSLSKDEYVYLTIHIQRVTERNSLE; from the coding sequence ATGATTATAGAAAAGGTGCTTAACAACAACGTGCTGCTGACGAAAAACCAGAAGGGCAAGGAAGTTATCGTGATGGGCAGGGGCATTTCCTTCAATAAAGTGGCTGGCGATTACGTGGACCCGGACAAAATTGATAAGATCTTCCTGCTGAACGAAAACGAATTCACAGCGCGGCTGACTGAACTGCTGAATGATATTCCTGTAGCCCACTTGGAACTCGCCAATGAGATTGTAACCTATGCCAACGGGATTCTGGGCACCGAGCTCAGCGACAATTTATATCTGACCCTGACGGATCATATCCATTTTGCCGTGCAGCGCTTTGAGAAGGGGATTACGCTGAAGAATGCGATGCTCTTCGAGATCAAGCGGTTCTATAAGAAGGAATTCTCCATCGGGATGGACGCGCTGCAATTTATTGAGAAAGCTACAGGACTTACATTGGGAGAGGATGAAGCGGGCTTCATCGCCTTGCATTTGGTGAACGCGAGGATGGACGGAAATGAAATGAAGTCCACGCTTAAGATGACGGAGATTGTCCAGAATATTCTCAATATCATCACCTACCATTACAAGGTGGTGTTGGATGAAAACTCGCTGAACTATTCACGGTTCCTGACGCATTTGCAGTATTTCTCCATGCGGGTACTGAAGAAGGAAACCAGCAACAGCGGTGAGGATTTCTTATACAACCAGGTCAAGCAGACGTATGCCAAAGCCTTTGAATGCGCAAGCAAAATCAATGATTACCTGGAAAAAGCGTATGCCCAGAGTCTCAGTAAGGACGAATACGTCTACCTGACGATTCACATCCAGCGGGTCACGGAGCGCAACAGCCTGGAATAG
- a CDS encoding ABC transporter ATP-binding protein: MDVLRQLRGFYREKLHYLILSIFCLAAATAVGLITPNLLRRLIDEVIVPLKFTEVPVLAISVLAVVLVKACLQFAHGFFGGRLGNFLAYRLRNACYEKLQFLSFRYYDTAKTGDLMSRLTGDLEAIRLFIGFGFAQLLNVFFMVLFGSIMMFTINWQLTLITLITMPFLAAVAFRFESKIHPAFQEMRLALSSLTTAVQENVTGVRTVKSFAREAYEVEKFSHRNERYKDNQIFAAELWSKFFPVMELLASVSVAILLGVGGTLVIKGHMSLGELVAFFSLIWYIIGPVWGLGFHINNYTQSKASGERVLEVLNQHIDVKDKENARELVAAEVQGEVVFDHVTFAYGNKMPAVKDIHFSAKPGAVIGFLGGTGSGKSTIIQLMMRAYDVNKGSIRLDGVDIREYNVRSLRSQIATVFQETFLFSSSIRNNISYGLKNVGMEEIIRAAKLAKAHDFIMEMPEGYDTVVGERGMGLSGGQKQRIAIARALLKNPRILILDDATSAVDMETEHEIQAGFQEVMRGRTTLIIAHRISSLRHADQIIVMNEGNMVQQGTHRELIEVPGPYRDVYRIQYADYLARDNGRGAGDPA; this comes from the coding sequence ATGGATGTTCTCAGGCAACTGCGGGGCTTTTATCGGGAGAAGCTGCATTATCTGATTCTGTCGATTTTTTGTTTGGCTGCCGCGACTGCAGTGGGGCTGATTACCCCCAATCTGTTAAGACGTTTGATTGATGAGGTTATTGTTCCCCTGAAGTTTACTGAGGTGCCCGTACTTGCTATCAGCGTATTGGCGGTGGTGCTGGTCAAAGCCTGCCTGCAGTTCGCCCATGGATTTTTTGGAGGACGGCTGGGCAACTTTCTGGCTTACCGGCTGCGCAATGCCTGCTATGAGAAGCTGCAATTCCTGTCTTTCCGCTATTATGATACTGCGAAGACAGGCGACCTGATGTCCCGGCTGACCGGGGACCTGGAAGCCATCCGGCTGTTTATCGGTTTCGGATTTGCCCAACTGCTGAATGTGTTTTTTATGGTATTGTTCGGCTCCATTATGATGTTCACGATCAATTGGCAGCTTACGCTGATCACGCTGATCACCATGCCGTTTCTGGCTGCGGTCGCATTCAGATTCGAATCCAAGATTCATCCGGCTTTTCAGGAGATGCGGCTTGCACTAAGCTCTCTTACAACGGCTGTCCAGGAGAATGTCACCGGTGTGCGGACCGTCAAATCGTTTGCCAGAGAGGCCTACGAGGTAGAGAAGTTCTCGCACCGTAATGAACGCTATAAGGATAATCAGATTTTTGCCGCAGAGCTGTGGAGCAAGTTTTTCCCGGTGATGGAGCTTTTGGCTTCGGTCAGTGTGGCGATCTTGCTCGGGGTGGGCGGAACGCTGGTGATCAAGGGGCATATGTCGCTTGGTGAGCTTGTAGCCTTTTTCAGCTTAATCTGGTATATTATCGGCCCTGTATGGGGCCTTGGCTTCCATATCAACAACTATACGCAATCTAAAGCTTCCGGAGAACGTGTGCTTGAAGTGCTTAATCAGCACATCGATGTGAAGGATAAAGAGAATGCCCGTGAGCTTGTGGCCGCTGAAGTGCAGGGTGAGGTTGTTTTTGATCACGTGACGTTTGCCTACGGCAACAAAATGCCTGCGGTCAAGGATATTCATTTCAGCGCCAAACCGGGGGCGGTTATCGGGTTCCTCGGCGGGACCGGCTCCGGGAAATCGACCATTATTCAGTTGATGATGCGGGCTTATGATGTGAACAAAGGCAGTATCCGGCTGGATGGGGTGGATATCCGTGAATATAATGTACGCAGCCTGCGGTCGCAGATTGCCACGGTGTTCCAGGAAACGTTCCTGTTCTCCTCTTCCATCCGCAATAATATTTCGTACGGCCTGAAGAATGTGGGCATGGAGGAGATTATCCGCGCCGCCAAGCTCGCTAAAGCCCATGATTTCATTATGGAAATGCCCGAAGGGTATGATACGGTAGTTGGCGAGCGGGGGATGGGGCTCTCAGGCGGCCAGAAGCAGCGTATTGCCATTGCCAGAGCGCTCCTGAAGAATCCGCGGATTCTGATCCTCGATGATGCAACCAGTGCCGTCGATATGGAGACAGAGCATGAGATCCAGGCCGGGTTCCAGGAGGTTATGCGCGGGCGGACTACGCTGATTATTGCCCACCGGATTTCCTCGCTGCGGCATGCCGATCAGATTATTGTCATGAATGAAGGGAATATGGTTCAGCAGGGCACCCACCGGGAGCTGATTGAGGTTCCGGGTCCTTACCGGGATGTTTACCGGATTCAGTACGCCGATTATCTCGCCAGGGACAACGGAAGAGGGGCAGGTGATCCGGCATGA
- the sufB gene encoding Fe-S cluster assembly protein SufB: protein MAKKAPDMEEYQYGFRDEHKSIFQSGKGLTAEIVKEISAIKNEPEWMLEFRLKALEQFYKMPMPKWGGNLDELDFDDIQYYVRPSEKQGKTWEEVPSEIKETFDKLGIPEAEQKFLAGVSAQYESEVVYHSMQKNLEDQGVIFTDTDTALREHPELFRKFFGTIIPPADNKFAALNSAVWSGGSFIYVPKGVKCEVPLQAYFRINSENMGQFERTLILADEDSFVHYVEGCTAPIYSTNSLHSAVVEILCMKNARVRYTTIQNWAPNIYNLVTKRAVAEENATMEWVDGNIGSKLTMKYPAVVLKGRGAKGSVLSIAVAGKNQHQDAGAKMIHLAPDTTSTIVSKSISKHGGKVTYRGLASFGRKAEGAKSNIKCDTLILDNESTSDTIPYNEIMNDNIVLEHEATVSKVSEEQLFYLMSRGLTEAEATQMIVMGFIEPFTKELPMEYAVEMNRLIKFEMEGSIG, encoded by the coding sequence ATGGCTAAGAAAGCGCCTGATATGGAAGAGTACCAATACGGGTTCCGTGACGAGCATAAGTCGATATTCCAGTCTGGTAAAGGACTTACGGCCGAAATTGTTAAAGAAATCTCCGCCATCAAAAATGAGCCGGAATGGATGCTGGAATTCCGTCTGAAAGCTCTGGAGCAGTTCTACAAAATGCCAATGCCTAAATGGGGCGGCAATCTCGACGAATTGGATTTTGACGATATCCAGTATTATGTAAGACCGTCGGAGAAACAAGGGAAGACTTGGGAGGAAGTGCCCTCCGAGATCAAAGAAACCTTCGATAAACTGGGGATTCCAGAAGCGGAACAGAAGTTCCTGGCCGGCGTATCGGCGCAGTATGAATCCGAGGTGGTCTACCACAGCATGCAGAAGAACCTTGAAGATCAAGGTGTAATCTTCACCGATACCGACACGGCGCTGCGTGAACACCCGGAGCTGTTCAGAAAATTCTTCGGCACCATTATCCCGCCTGCTGATAACAAATTTGCAGCATTGAACAGTGCGGTATGGTCGGGAGGAAGCTTCATTTATGTTCCGAAAGGCGTGAAATGTGAAGTGCCTCTGCAGGCCTACTTCCGTATTAACTCCGAGAACATGGGCCAATTCGAGCGTACCCTGATTCTTGCTGATGAAGACAGCTTCGTACATTATGTAGAGGGCTGTACCGCTCCAATCTACAGCACGAACTCCCTGCACAGTGCGGTGGTTGAGATCCTGTGCATGAAGAATGCGCGCGTTCGTTACACAACCATTCAGAACTGGGCGCCAAATATCTATAACCTGGTTACCAAACGTGCTGTAGCCGAAGAGAATGCTACGATGGAATGGGTTGACGGCAACATCGGCTCCAAGCTGACGATGAAATACCCTGCGGTGGTGCTCAAAGGCCGCGGAGCCAAAGGTTCTGTATTGTCCATCGCGGTTGCAGGCAAAAACCAGCACCAGGATGCAGGGGCCAAAATGATTCACTTGGCACCGGACACCACTTCGACGATCGTGTCCAAGTCGATCAGCAAACACGGCGGTAAAGTAACGTACCGTGGTCTTGCTTCCTTCGGCCGCAAGGCGGAAGGCGCCAAATCGAACATCAAATGCGACACACTCATTCTGGATAACGAGTCGACATCGGACACCATTCCTTACAATGAGATCATGAACGACAACATCGTGCTGGAGCATGAAGCGACCGTCTCCAAGGTATCCGAGGAGCAGTTGTTCTACCTGATGAGCCGTGGTCTTACCGAAGCGGAAGCAACCCAGATGATCGTTATGGGCTTCATTGAACCCTTCACCAAAGAACTGCCGATGGAATATGCGGTAGAAATGAACCGCCTAATCAAGTTCGAGATGGAAGGCTCTATTGGATAA
- a CDS encoding cysteine desulfurase → MISSAIREQFPILNQTINGHPLVYLDSAATSQKPRQVIEAVKSYYEWDNSNVHRGVHTLGSRATDAYEGAREKLAKFINARSTKEIIFTRGTTTALNIVASSYGPANVGEGDEIVITQMEHHSNFIPWQQLAKKTGATLKFIPLQKDGSITLEDAEQTITDKTKIVAIAYVSNVMGISHPVKELAAIAHRHGAVIVVDGAQSTPHMKVDVQDLDCDFYALSGHKMLAPTGIGALYGKKALLEAMEPVEFGGEMIDDVGLYDSTWKELPWKFEGGTPIIAGAVGLGAAIDFLQEIGLDEIHRHEMELAAYAEERLSEVEGLTIYGPRNRKVGVVTFNLGDVHPHDVATVLDAEGVAVRAGHHCCQPLMRWLEVSSTARASFYLYNSEQDVDALVQALIKAKEYFAYELG, encoded by the coding sequence ATGATCAGCAGTGCCATCCGGGAGCAGTTTCCCATACTGAACCAGACAATCAACGGGCATCCTCTGGTATACCTGGACAGCGCGGCAACCTCACAGAAACCGCGCCAGGTCATCGAAGCCGTGAAGTCCTATTATGAATGGGATAACTCCAACGTGCACCGTGGTGTCCATACGCTCGGCAGCCGGGCTACGGATGCTTACGAGGGGGCCCGCGAGAAGCTGGCCAAATTCATTAACGCCCGCAGCACGAAGGAGATTATCTTTACCCGCGGCACAACGACGGCTCTGAATATTGTAGCTTCGTCTTACGGCCCGGCTAACGTCGGTGAAGGCGACGAGATCGTCATCACCCAGATGGAGCATCACAGCAATTTCATTCCATGGCAGCAGCTGGCGAAGAAGACAGGGGCCACCCTGAAGTTCATTCCTCTGCAGAAGGATGGGTCCATTACGCTTGAGGATGCCGAGCAGACGATTACGGATAAGACCAAGATCGTCGCCATAGCATATGTCTCCAATGTAATGGGCATTTCCCATCCGGTAAAAGAGCTGGCAGCCATCGCTCACCGTCACGGTGCAGTAATCGTTGTGGACGGAGCCCAGAGCACACCGCATATGAAGGTGGATGTTCAGGACCTCGACTGCGATTTCTACGCGCTGTCCGGCCACAAGATGCTTGCGCCTACCGGCATTGGTGCCCTGTACGGCAAGAAGGCTCTGCTGGAAGCGATGGAGCCGGTCGAGTTCGGCGGTGAAATGATCGACGATGTGGGCCTGTATGATTCTACCTGGAAGGAACTGCCTTGGAAGTTTGAAGGCGGTACACCGATCATTGCCGGTGCGGTTGGACTCGGGGCCGCGATTGACTTTCTGCAGGAAATCGGGCTGGATGAAATCCACCGCCATGAGATGGAACTGGCCGCTTACGCGGAGGAGCGCCTCTCGGAAGTGGAGGGTCTGACGATTTATGGTCCGAGAAACCGTAAAGTCGGTGTGGTGACCTTCAATCTCGGTGATGTCCATCCGCATGATGTGGCTACGGTGCTGGATGCTGAAGGCGTGGCTGTACGTGCCGGGCATCACTGCTGCCAACCGCTGATGCGCTGGCTGGAGGTCAGTTCGACGGCCCGGGCCAGCTTCTACCTGTACAACTCAGAACAGGATGTAGATGCGCTGGTCCAAGCCTTAATTAAGGCAAAGGAGTATTTCGCCTATGAACTTGGATGA